The sequence below is a genomic window from Pogoniulus pusillus isolate bPogPus1 chromosome 10, bPogPus1.pri, whole genome shotgun sequence.
CAGTGTTAGAGAGGAGATTGTGTAATTGCTGTAAATAAATCTTATTGAGATAAATTCCATCAACCAGGCCATTTTTATACATGACACCATGTCAAAAGTATGTCACTCATGCCTAAAGCTGAGGTAGTACAAGCCCCATTAGCTGATGGGGACAGGGTTTCAGTCTTTGTTTCAttctcagaggctgctgctgctgatcctCTTGTGATTAAAAAAGAACAAATTTTAaaattctcttttcctctgtgtTCTTTCCATTACTGAAATAGCTTCTTCCTGCCAGCTTTTTAAACAGCTCCTTCCCGAAAAGGAAAAAGTTGTGTTACATCAGTATTTGATACCTAATCTCATTTCCTCAAGGAAAGCAGTAGCCTGTGCTAAACAAAGCTATTAATATTGCTTCATATAACATTTCCTAAAGGTTATGCTACTGAATCATTTTGGATCATCTCCAGAGATAGCACTTTTATAAGGTTTTAGCCCTTATATAATTAAGTAGGCATACTTGACAGCATAAACAATTCAGGTGTTGACCTCTTGCTCTGTTACTATAGGAGAAATTAAAGCAATCACAGAGGAATCTCAGGTTTTGATTCCAGTCATTTCCTCACTACAGTAGTAGCATAAAGCTTTAATAGATGTTCCAGTCTCCCCCACCTAttgaagaaataaaaagggTGCTGGGGGGTAAAAGAGGGAAACCATTAAAGATACAGATCACCCCCTACATTCTTTAAACACTTAAGTTTTTGAAGGCAGGTTTGATGAGGGGTTACTTTTCCAAGATTTTTAGTGCTCTGTTATTCCAAGTAGCATTACTTTAGCTCCAGTCAGTCATAATCTCTTCATTAAAATTAATGAATCAAAGCTGGCAAGCTGTAATTGCATGATCAAAGGAAGCTTCagcactttatttttttaagaacaTTGTGCTTTAAATTTGCATTACAGGAAGAACTATTTTCAGCATAAAACTACCTTTATGCGACCTAGAGTAAAGGAATATTTTTCTCCTACCtttttggaaggtaggagagccctgcagagggatctggacaggctggatgggtgggcagaggccaatgggatgagatttaacaagaccaagtgcagggttctgcactttggccacaacaaccccaagcagcgctacaggctggggactgagtggctggagagcagccaggaggaaagggacctgtggccagtaggacaagggaggttattcttcccctgtactcagcactggtcaggccacatcttgagtactgtgtccagttctgggcccctcaattcaagaaagatgttgaggtgctggaacatgtccagagaagggcaacaaagctggtgagaggcctggaacacaaaccctgtgaggagaggctgagggagctggggttgtttagcctggagaagaggaggctcaggggtgatcttattactgtctacaactacctgaaggggcactgtagccaggtggggggggtggcctcttctcccaggcaaccagcaacagaacaaggggacacagtctcaagttgtgctggggtaggtctaggctggatgttaggaggaagttcttcacagagagagtgattggcattggaatgggctgcccagggaggtggtggaggcaccatccctggaggtcttcaagaaaagactggatgaggcacttagtgccatggtctagttgactggctagggctgggtgctaggttgggctggatgatcttggaggtctcttccaacctggttgattctatgattcaatcgaGAAATTCTGATCCAGTCTGTAATTTGCCCTCTCTCTGAGCAGAGCTAAactgtttctttgttttctggttTAGTATTTTTCCTGATTTAACATTTTATAGACTCTCCTTGATGgtgcccaaggacaggacaaggagcaatgggtggatgTTGAGGCACAgcaagtttcatgtaaacatgagggggATTCTTTTCatcgtgagggtgacagaagactggaacgggctgctcagggggtttgtggagtctccctctctggagatatcacCCCCcccggatgcattcctgtgtgatctgctacaggtgatcctgctctggcaggggggttggactatgAGCTTTCAAGGTGCCTTCTGGtgcctgacattctgtgattctgtaatactaAAAAAAAGGTTTATAGAAAGCTGCTTATCCTAGATTTTTGATCTTCGGGGACACATTCTAACATATCTTCACAAGCAAAGACAGAAGTTGAGGCAATTTCATAAGACTAAAATTTCTAACATATCAACATCagtatggtctagttgattggatagggctgggtgataggttggactggatgatcttggagctctcttccaacctagctgattctatgaacatcccTTTACATTCTATGAATGAATGGGTACCACCTCTGAAATGTGTGAAACAAATGTTAAAAAATTCCAACTTGGGTTTTGCAACCAAATGATGATAGGCCCAAATacagccccccccccacccccccccccttaatgaaacaaaacaagaaaacatgtttttttttcaagtgagtACTAAACCATATAAACCATGTTAGAAGGAGAAAAGTTAGTATGTTCTGGTAAACACGGTGGATGGTACCTACGTGATGTTCATGTCCACACTGACCCCTGGCAGTGCTCTTTCTGTGTACAGCAACGCTGTTGTTGACACCACATCCACAAGTGTGGCTGTCAAACCTCCATGTAATGTACCACCTCTGTTTGTATGCTCCTCCTCTACTTTCATTTCACAAACAACTTTTCCAGGACTTGCAGAAAGAAGTTTCATCTGTATAACCAAAAGAGGAATAAAAAACTTACTGACAATAGTACCAACACCCAACACTGCCTTCAATCAAATTGAAAATAAATCCTGTTGAATATTGGACTCATGAGACAATTTAAAGGATGGAAAACACAGTAATTCAACTGTCACATTAAGTAGGTCCATAAATTTTGAATAGGAGATTGCTGCCttagaaaaaaatgtgtttctaGTGCAGATAAATATTTAAATGGACAGCTTAACAAGCTTCAATACTTGCTATACTCCCAGGAATTGCTTAGTAGAGAACatgcttctgcagctttccttttgctttcatCTGCGACTGAAGAAACAGATTAGAGGGAATACAAAACTCCTCTGTCTGTGTGTACCATAAGTGTGAAGATGTCTTTATGAGCTCACAAAATGGGAGACTGACAGTAATTCATTGATCATTATACTGGAGCAACCTCAGTAAAAATCAGTATTTCAATTTTTATTCTGTACACAGAAACAAGCACTGGAAATGccaatcacaggatgtcaggggttggaagagacccaaggagatcatcaagtccaacccctctgccagagcaggaccacacaatctagctcaggtcacagagaaacacatccagatgggccttgcaagtatccagagaaggagactccacaactgctctggggagcccattccagtgctctgtgacccttacagtaaagaagctcccccttgtgttgaggtgggacctcctgtgctacagctcacatccattgctccttgtcctatcaacaGGGAGCGAGAAGAGTCTGTCCACcctctgacccccagccctcaggtatttataagcattcattaaatgccctctcagtcttctcttctgcagactaaaaagccccaggtccctcagcctctcctaataaggcagtgctccagttccctaatcatccttgtagccctccgctgaaccttctccagcagatccctctctctcttaaaccgggaagcccaaaactgaatgcagtactcaagatgaggtctcaccagggcaaagcagagggggaggaaaacctcccttcatctgctggacacactcttcttaatacactgtaggatgccattggccttcttggtcacaagggcacattgctgtcccatgaatAATCGTTATCCaccagactcccaggtccctcttcacagggctgctctccagcaggaaaTCCCTGAGGCAGTGTCCTAACACAGAAACAACCCCTTGATCAATGAGAGTCCTAAGTCTTAAACCAGGCATGCTGCACTGCACTGACTGGAGGCCTAAGTTTCAGAGAGAATTTTTAATAAGGACTTATCTGATGCTTGACACTGGGAGCAGATGGCTTCCACTCCCATTGGGGAGAGCTCCAATCCATCAGCAAGGCAAGGAAAGCATCTGGTTTCATTTGTCCTTACTCTGATCTGGCACTAGCTGTCTGCTGTCCTTGACAAAAATAGTTCAGCATGTGAATGCTTCCAGGACTCGTATTGCCAGAGCTACTGGTTTGTacctctccagcacttctgtgCCTGTCCTCCCACGCATCTTTCTCCATAAGCAGTATGCTGCTTTGGCTTCCAGCCACTACTGCCATGCACTACTTCTCTGGAGAAAGGGCTTTAAAATACACAGAGGGCTTGAAGCCCTACATAGATATCACATTGGAACTAACCCAGAAGCCAAGTTTGATGCTGAAGCTGGAAAGCTTGAGACTGAAGTCTGTTTTCTCCAGAACAGGAAAAATCTTGAGTCATATTTAGGTTCGTCAAGAAAGGCTTTAGGTATCTCTGATTAAAACCAGCATATACttcaatttaaaataaaattgtaCTTTTACTGTTGCTATGATGATGTTTGTAGCATCGTAATTCTagaattacacagaatcacacaaacatccaggttggaaaagaccctaaggatcaccaagtccaacctataacccaacGTTACAagcttcaccttaaaccatacccctaagcaccacatccaaatgacccttaaacacatccagggttggttactgtgctagtttgaagctagctagaatgttttggtgacaagaactagattacaggctgtgaaagtgaaacaatggtgatgtccactcataggcttgctgagatgtataagaacaagaatccacaCACAAGGTAGATGCTCTCTGTCCGGGCTGTGCGCTGcgtttctctctctaacctaacctgctgtctctctgattaatccacctgcttcctaacccccctggctgaccctccaatcttccttgagcacaaggcaacatctggggtaaggtaaaggggtgggagaaggtggaagggtggttaggagcccctcctggggacttaggtttctaggagggctgttgtgtttctgtattaccttttaccttgtatatttctgtctataactgtatatactgtaaatatctgcttgtatattgtgctaaactgtaaatataaagcttcattcaatttccagagccggctgagtctagtctgggtgatttccaaagcatggagaggcaggtaacagccaaaccatcacagtgactcaaccacctccctgagcagcgcattgcagtgcctgaccactctgataGTGAAAAActtattcctaatgtccactctaaacctacccagccttagcttgaggccattctcccttgttctgtcttcagttacctgtgagaagagatcaacacctgcCTCTCCAAATTGCCCCTTCAGGTGAAAGACTGCAGGAAAAGTCTAAAAGCATTCCAGAGCAAAGGCAGGAAGCCTCTCTCCCAaggctctcttccagccagttACCTTTATGAGCTCAAATAACTGCATTTGTGCTCCACTTAGTAGGAGTGTAATTGTCATAATGAATAGGTAACTAAGAACTTATTAGACTCTACATAAAAACGTGTTATATACAAGACCAAAATGTCTTGGGGGAAACAAGACAGAGCGAGCTGCTTTGAAATAGCTACTTTCTATTAAATGCACTGGATCATGAAGCTATCAGTGAAAGATTCCAACATCACATTTGTTCCTCTACAATACAAAACACATACATTTTGACATGGCTGCATTTCTTGGATTTACTGCAGCATTCCATGTCACAGTATGGATAACTTAATTACTCTAACAGAATTTAATGGAATTTAATTACTGTAGCAGAAATTACATGGAGATTTGCCACTTCACAGCACCActctacacagcagccaaaCTACTGCAAGCCACAAAATTTAAGACAACACAGCAATATAATTTCAACTTTTTTGATCACAACATAGCATTACATTAGAACTGTATCAGTCCAAACCATTTCTTTATACTGGGCCTTGTGCAGAAGCTGAGAGCACTGAAGTACTTGAGCTTTCGGTCTAATTTCAAGGTGAGGAGTAAGATGCTATAATGAGCTTTTTATTAACTTTTAGATAGAGAAGATGAATAATTTATTTCATCATTTCACAGTGCTGAAACTTAGCCTAGCCATAGGTACTATGAAAGGAAGACTACTGGTTACTAAATAAATTGTGGAAGATTAATTCAGCACAACCTCCATCTTCGGGAAGGTAATAGAAGGCAGCACTAGTATTTAATAAGGAAATTATTAACTCTCAGCCAGCAGGTTGAGTGAGGTTCTACTCCCTCTCTActttgccctagtgaggccacgtCTCAAGTCCAGTTCAcatgatcacaggatgctaggagttggaagggacccaaggagatcatcgagtccaaccctcctgccagagcaggacaataccatCTAAacggatcacagaggaacacatccagacaggctttgaaagtctccagagaaagcgATTGGTTCTGGTCTCTGCAGTACAAGAAAgtcaaggaactactggagagaatccagcagagagctacaaagatgatgggAGGACTGGTGTGTCTCTCTTCCGAGTAcaggctgaaagacctggggctctttaagcctggagaaggctggagGGGAGACTTTACCAGTGCTTATCAATAGGTGTGTCAAGAGAGTgggaccagactcttttcaggggagcctagagacaggacaaggcgCAACGGCTACAAAGTAGAACACATTAGAAAACACCcaagttccacctgaacatgaagGACACTTCCAGAGAGTAGACACACCGgaacagcctgtccagagaggctgtggtctccttctctggaggcgtTAAAAATGCACCTGTACAGGTtcccatgcagcctgctctgcgcGCCCATCGTTTAGCGAGCAGGCTGGCCCAGacgacctccagaggtcactttaGCACCTACCCTTCTTCGATTCTGTCAGGAGTGTTTTCTACTGTGTGCTACCATCACGGTACACGCTCTAGTTCCGAGAGCAAGAATCCAGGGAAAACAAGATCAGGACGAGCACCACCAGGCTCCTGCACTACCCACAGCCATGACCCCGTCGCTGGCGTTCAATAAACCCCTCACAGGCCTCGGCCTCACGCACCTCTGCCGGCGTGGCCCGACCCTGCCAGGCGGTCAGCCCCAGCAGAGAGGCACAGCGTCGCCCGACCTCGTCCGAGTTCTGGTTCAGCTTTTAGTTGTGGGAGGGTACAAACCGGCTTTCATAGGAGCAGCTCCTCCGCGGGCCAACTGCCCTTTCCCTAGGCGGACAGGACGCCCCCCTCGACTGTCCTTTCTGCGACCCGTACCTTGCGGAGCACTCGGTCGAAGCCCTGCGACTCTACCATGTACTTCATGGCCTCCCTCAGGCTTTCCAACGTGAACCCCATGCTGCCCGTCCCGACAACGGCGCGGCCGCGCTCCGGAACTGCAACACCGGCAGGCGGGGCTGGCCCCGGCTTCCGCCGCGGCACCCATGGAGGCGGCCGAGCGGCGGCAGGAGGATGGGGTCGGGGTGTCTCAGTGCCCGAAGCCTGGGGAGCCGCTGCCGGtggaggaacagcagcagcaggaggaggaggagtcgTTACACCTGGCAAAGCGGAGGAAGGTGCTGTGTTGCGAGTTCGTTGCCATCACGTGTAGCGATACGGAGGTTGCCCAAAGCTTCCTGGCCGGAAACGACTGGCACTTGCAGGTACGCCCGGGGCCGGGGCTGTCCAGCGGTTGCGATCCCTTCTCCACCATCTGCCATCCGCCTCTTGTGTTTCAGAGAGCGCTGGACTCCTATTTCGAGCCGCCAACGGTGAAAGAGGTTGCGAAGGTGGAGACAGCAGGCGAAGTGCCGCAGGCCCCCAAAGTGCCTGCGATCTGGTAGGTGATGCCCGGAGCGAGAGGCATCGTtagggcaggagaaggcagagtggGGGCACTTGGGTGGAACCATGTCCCGGGTCGAAGCTTCGCGCCGGGGAGCAgcgctcctctgcagctccgcCTGCCCTcgcagctctggtgaggcagGCGCAGCTCTTCCTCACACTGCTGTTTCCATGCTAGTTGTTGTGTGGCAAGGCTGCTCCCTTCGAGGGGAACAGTGAGATCTTCTTGAGAGGGCTATCAGTAGGCAGTGAGGCTTGTGCAGATGGGACAGGATAATTTTATTTCCATTGTCTTCTGCAGCAATGCATAGCCAGATTTCCCTGTGCACACACATGTGTTTAACTGGGCATGTGTGTCATATATTAGACGTACTCATGctaatgtttctataaataggATTGGCAGGTCTGTGTACCCCTTGTTAAATGTCCTTGTGGAAGTAGGAACTGAATCTGTGTCTTGCACAGGTGACCGCAGAGGGCCTTTAGACGTCAGCATAGATATAAAAAGGAGGAGTCATTATCCTGGAAATGCTGGCAACATATACTACATGATTTACCTACTTAACTGTCACTTGTCTTCTCCTTCTTTGTCAGCTTTACTTTCTCTGTTCATATTAGAAGGCACTGCGTAGTAGCCGAATCTTAAATTGTTTGTGCAGCAGGAAGTACAAATCCACCACTAAATTCCAGGGAATAGATTTGTTTTGTTCCCAGGCCTTATTTTCCTGGGTACAGAAAAGTGCTGCGTAGAGAAACAAAACTCTGGTATCTCAACTTTGCCCAAATGTACTGTGTCTAGTCCTAGCTGTACTATCTGATGTGTTGTGTTTCAGACTTTCCCTTTAGTCAAGTAATTTACACTGAGTCGATGTTGTGGTTTAACCCTGGTGGCAGCTCAACCCCACACAGCTGCTTGTATGCTCCCCTCCCAGTgggactggggagagacttGGAAGGGTGAAGCTGAGCAAACCCATGTGCAGAGATACACACAGTTTGATAGGCAAAGTGAAGTCTGCATGcacaagcaaagcagggaacTGTTTCACCCCTTCCCGTTGGCAGGCAGGCGTTCAGTCATCTGTAGGAAAGCAGGACTTCAGCACTGTGCAGTGGTGGCTTGGGAAGATAAATGCCATCAATGCAAGCATGTGCCTGCCCCCCTCTTACTTATTCCAGATTTATGTTGTCATGGTATGGAACATCTCTTTACTGAGTTTGGAAGAGGTCTGTTGCTGCTCTGTCCTCTCCCAGCCTCcttcccacctgcagtcctTTCACTGGAAGTGCaaccagagaagcagagaaggtcTTGATGCAGTGAGCACTGCAGTGGCATGAGCACCGTTTTGGTCACAAGGCCAAAATACAACACCATGTGAGCTAATGTGGACAATATTAGCTCTATGCCAGGCTAAACCAGTACAACCTCCTGTCAGCAGGAAGTGTCTGCTTCTCTTCAGTAGCACGGTACCCAGACAGGGCAATCAGACTTAAGAGTGTTGTTTAACTTTTTGTTAGAGGAACAGGTTAGACATGGCCTGCGTTTTGAGGTTGGATTTGGGGTGAGCATTCCCAAAAGACTCTGAGTTTGTCCCAGAGTGAGTTTGCACACTTGCCTCCAGAGTGGTTTCAGCACCTGGGGGAAGGTGAGCTGCGCTACAGATAGAGACAGAAAGCAGCAAGTCCTGACCATAGTCCTAGGTTTGTAACACACTGGAGAGTGTTTAAAAACTCACCTAGCATACAGAGCCTGCCTCTAGCACGGGGAAAGGTAGATAATTCTGATGCTTTGGCTTCTGTTGTTTGTTGCCTGATTTAAGTGAACTCAGAATGGTAGATGTTTTCTTGTGCCTATGAAGAGCAGGAAAAGCCACTTACTAGAGCTATGTGCTAAGGCTCTGTATGACTCTGTATGGAGTGTGCATGTTTTAGTTACTGCACTTTCAAACTACAGTGAGCTCAATACATGTTAACCTGTTTAGTGGGAATGTTTTAGCTGGTCACCTGTAAGTTGAGATGAATCTAGAACTTTCCTTCAGAAGATAAAGAAGGTAATTGTAAGGAGGTTATCATTATGCATGTTGACCAACAAGTGAACTCTCTCTTCAGTATTGACCTCACAGACAATGCAACTACTAGCAGTGATGGTGCCAGCAGTGCAGATCTGAAGCAACAAGAAGATGACAGCAGCTTCTCACTGCTAACCTGGAACATTGATGGGCTGGATGTAGGAAATCTGATAGACCGAGCTAGAGGAGTCTGTACTTACGTGACATTGTAAGTATAGCTTCATTTCTCTATTGCCATGTACCCAGCTTTAGCAGTGCAAGGAGGTAATGCCTTTTATTACCACGTCCATTGTCTCTTCCCTTTTAACAACAGCACTGTTGTTCTTTGCTGCTGAACACGAAGGAGAGAGCTTTTTCTTTGTTCTAAAACTGTATCCTTACTCTATGTAGGAAGAGGAGGATAAGGTGCACTTGAAATCCCCTGAGCTGTTCCATTTGGCCCTGGAGTCTAACAGTGCTACCTTTCAGTAGTTAATGGGAAATCTTCTCTTGCTGATTTCAGATACAACCCAGATGTTGTGTTTTTACAAGAGGTTGTACCACCGCATCTTGGTCTTCTACATAAGAGACTAGGCAACTACACTGTCATTCCAGGTAAAACATAACCCTCATTTTCCAAGGACAGAAACTGGAAAAAGTGAGTTTGGTTCTGTTCTGTCTGCCTGTCTAGAAATCTCTGAATGGAAAGAGTAGAGTGAAGAAGGAAGCCCTGAAATTATGTGCCATGTtttgctgccaggagagagcttGATGCAGATTACCGATGTGAAAATCTTTCTTTCCTGGTGGTTTTATGagcattttctctgctttttgaaAGACTGGTAGCAGGGGTAGTCCAAAAAGTTCCAGAGAGAAGAAATGTCTTAaatatttgctttttaaaactaTGAAACATTCACACTGCCATTTTGGCACTTTGAACTGCTGATTTTGTGCCTTCTACAAACGACTGTGATTCTGCTAGGTCATAGTCAAAAAATCTCTTTCAGAACCTTAATTTCCTTATGGCCCTGCAGAAAATACTCTTGACCATGTGTTTCCCTGTTCCTCTTTAGGTAACCTAGATGGCTATTTCACTGCCATACTGTTGAAGAAATCAAGAGTGAAGCTGCTGAAACACGAGATAATCCCTTTTCCAACAACCTCCATGATGAGGAACCTTTTAGTTGTGCACGTGAGTGAGTGGGTCTGTAGTAAGCAGCTGTATTTCTGCTTTCAAAGCAAAATGCGGGGAAAGGCAGAACTGGCTTTACTCTGTGACAGTCTCAAACAGCCAAAAACCAACTTCTGCAAACATGCAAACCCAGCTGCATTTGATAGTGACTTCCATGCAAGATTGGTTTGttagtgaatcatagaatcaaccaggttggaagagacctccaagatcatccaggccaacctagcacccagctctatccagtcaactagaccacctccctgggcagcccattccaatgccaatcactctctctggc
It includes:
- the ACOT13 gene encoding acyl-coenzyme A thioesterase 13 isoform X1 is translated as MGFTLESLREAMKYMVESQGFDRVLRKMKLLSASPGKVVCEMKVEEEHTNRGGTLHGGLTATLVDVVSTTALLYTERALPGVSVDMNITYTSAAKIGEEVLITAQILKQGRNLAFATVDLTNKATGKLIAQGRHTKYLGN
- the ACOT13 gene encoding acyl-coenzyme A thioesterase 13 isoform X2, whose amino-acid sequence is MKLLSASPGKVVCEMKVEEEHTNRGGTLHGGLTATLVDVVSTTALLYTERALPGVSVDMNITYTSAAKIGEEVLITAQILKQGRNLAFATVDLTNKATGKLIAQGRHTKYLGN
- the LOC135178834 gene encoding tyrosyl-DNA phosphodiesterase 2-like, with amino-acid sequence MEAAERRQEDGVGVSQCPKPGEPLPVEEQQQQEEEESLHLAKRRKVLCCEFVAITCSDTEVAQSFLAGNDWHLQRALDSYFEPPTVKEVAKVETAGEVPQAPKVPAICIDLTDNATTSSDGASSADLKQQEDDSSFSLLTWNIDGLDVGNLIDRARGVCTYVTLYNPDVVFLQEVVPPHLGLLHKRLGNYTVIPGNLDGYFTAILLKKSRVKLLKHEIIPFPTTSMMRNLLVVHVSICGIELCLMTSHLESTKTHSRERVKQLQIVLKRMQEEPESTTVIFGGDTNLRDSEVARLGKLPANIVDVWELLGKPEHCRYTWDTISNSNLNAAYKFKTRFDRLYLRPAAAEGGCVRPQSMDLVGLEKLDCGRFPSDHWGLLCRFCVTL